CGCTGGCAGCCGTTCAACAAGAACCTGATGTTGAACGCGGCCATCTATCAGATCAACCAGACCAACGTCACGACACCCGATCCGAACGATCCAACGGGAACGTTCAGCGTGCAGACGGGTGAAGTGCGTTCGCGCGGCATCGAGTTCAGCGCCGTTGGCAACATCACGCGCGATCTGAGCATCATCGCTTCGTACGCGTATCAGGATGTGAAGAACATCAAGGCCAACGACGATTCGCTGAACAAGTGGCCAGTCGCGATTCCGTTGCCGCACCAGACGGCTTCGCTGTGGGCCGACTGGACGTGGCACACGGGGCCGCTGACGGGTCTCGGCTTCGGCGCAGGCCTGCGTTACGCGAGCTATAGCGCGGGCGCGGCGGACAACTCGCTGCACGTGCCGGGCTATACCGTGTACGACGCCGCCGTCCACTACAACATCAGCAAATGGCGCTTCGCTGTGAACGCGACGAATATTTTCAACCGCCGCTATGTGACCGGTTGCCAGAGCGCGTTTGCGTGCTTCTACGGCAACCAGCGCACGGTACTGGCGACGGCGCGTTACGACTGGTAAGCGCCGCGACCATTGGATCATTTGAGGAAAGGAAGACAAGCATGAACGCTCGCGTGGCCTTTGAGGAACTTGTTCCGACGCCGGACGGCTTTGCATTGTCGGCGTGGCCGCGCGATGCGGCACCCGTGCAGCTATTGCCCGCGCTCGCGGAGATCTTTTGCCGCGATGCGAAGCGACAGCAGGTGTCGCTGACCTTGCCGTTCGAACATGACGACGACGCGACGCATGCGTTCGTCACGCGTGCGATCCGCGAAGGTATCGTGGATACTGCGGCGCATGAAGGCTCGATGCTGCGGCTCATGACGTCGCGCGCGACCTTCTGGCAGCAGCCGTCGCTGTGGCTCACAGCGCCTTCTTCGGCAGGCATGCCGATGCGCTACACGATGCATCACAACCGGCGCCATCCCGTGCGCGCGCCGAAGCCGAAGGGTACGGTGTATCGGCGCTTCATGCCGACGGTCGGCATGACGTTCACGCTGCGCACGGTCGACGTCGAGCGCGACACGGACCTCTTTCACCATTGGCAGAATCAGGATCGCGTTGCCCACTTCTGGGATTTCAAGGGGACGCGCGAGCAGCATGCGGCGTACCTGGCCGAGCAGTGCGCGGACCCGCATGTGCATCCGCTGATCGGATGCTTCGACGACGAGCCGTTTGCGTACTTCGAGGTCTATTGGGCGAAGGAAGATCGCGTCGCGCCGTTCTATGATGCCGGCGATTTCGATCGCGGCCTGCATCTGCTCGTCGGCAACAGCGACTATCAGAGCGCGGGCAAGCTGCGCGCGTGGTTCAACGGCATCCTGCATTACATGTTTCTCGACGATCCGCGCACGCAACGCATCGTCGGCGAGCCGCGCATCGATCACACGCGGCACATTGCATGGATGCACCGGCTGGGCGCCTTCACGCTGAAGGAGTTCGATTTTCCGCACAAGCGTGCGGCGCTCGTGATCGTCGAGCGCGAGACGTACTTCGGGCAGTTCGGGCCTTGAGGTGTTGCGCGGTTAGACCTGCACCTGCACGCAGTGGTCGACATTGCCGACGCGATTGCGGGCTTGCAGATTGGATCTGAAATAATGTTCTGATTATTTCTGTTAAGAAGGAATAATCTTCCGGTTTGTGGCGGTCGAAACCCGTAAACAGGAAGCCTATCCACAATGTGACCCGGTATATTCTTCCACATGCTTCCTTGCCCGCAACGACAGCGGATTACCCTCCGCCGACGGGCGCCGCGTCATCCGCAAGATGACGCCGGCAGGGGCGGTCAGCGGCGAAACCCACGCCGTGCGACGCGTTCATCGGTCACGGAAGCATTCACCCCTCCTCGCTTTTCTCCTCCCCCTGTTCTCCGCGCTTTTTTGAAAGCATCGACAGACGCTTTTATTACTAAAACAATCTATATTGCAGAAACAAGACCCTTCATCGCGAGACGCGACTCCCATCGGGCTTGTGGTAGACCGTGCCTGCGCGCCACGTCGCATCGTCAGATCATGGCGGTCTTCAGAAGACGGCCATGCTTCAACCAGCAGGGGGGAGCCATGTCTTCGTCACCGCTTTTCGATGCGCCGCACGGTCTTGGCGATTCCGGCGAACAGGTCGATTCGCGTCTGCACAATCACGATCTAGCGCCCGTGCCGCACGCCCGGCGCACGTGGACGGGCTATAGCATCTTCGCGATGTGGATGTCCGACGTGCATAGCGTCGGCGGCTATACGTTCGCTGCGAGTCTGTTTCTACTCGGCATTTCCGGCTGGCAGGTGCTGATTGCGCTGACGGTCGGCATTCTCGTCGTCTACATGCTGATGAACTGGGTGGGCAAGCCGAGCTATATGCACGGCATTCCGTTCCCGGTCATGGCGCGCGTGAGCATGGGCGTGATGGGCGCGAACCTCGCCGCCGTGATTCGCGGCGTGGTCGGTATCGTCTGGTATGGCGTGCAAACTTACTTCGCTTCGAAAGCGGTCGCGACGCTGCTGGTTTTGTTTTTTCCTGCATCGACGGCATTGCAAGGCTTCAGCTTTCTGCGCCTGGACGGTTTGGGGTGGGTGAGCTTCCTGTTCATGTGGTTCTTCCAGTTAGTGATCTTTCAACGCGGCATGGAGACGATCCGCAAGTTCATCGACTTTTGCGGGCCGGCCGTGTATGTGGTGATGTTCGTCTTGATGGCGTGGATACTCTCGCAGGCCGGGCTTGGCAGTTTGAATCTGACGCTCGGCGGTAAAACGCTAACAGGCGCGGAACAGTTCGCGGGCATGGGCAATGCCGTGCTGCTCGTCGTCAGCTATTTCGCTGCGCTGCTGCTGAATTTCGGCGATTTCTCGCGCTTTGCGAAAAGCGAACATCAAATGAAGGTCGGCAATTTTTTGGGGCTGCCCGTCAATTTCATCGTGTTCGCGATCATCACGGTGATCGTGACTTCGGGTAGCGCGACTGTGTTCGGTTCGATGATCATGGACCCGGTGGCGATCGTCGCGCACATCCAGAACAAGGTGGCCGTGGTGATCGGCAGCGTCACGTTTATCGTGGCGACAATGGGCATCAATATCGTCGCCAATTTTGTTTCGCCCGCCTACGACATCGCGAATCTTTTCCCCAAACATGTCGATTTCAAGCGTGGCGGCCTGATCGCTTCCATTCTCGCGGTACTCGTGTGCCCGTGGATATTCGTCGACAGTCCCAAGGCCATTACGATTTTCGTCAGCGTATTCGGCGCCGTGCTTGCGCCGCTCTATGGCGTGATGATGGCCGACTTCTATCTGATCAAAAAACAGCAGGTGCAAACGGCCGAGTTGTACACGATGTCGTCGACAGGCCGCTTCTATTACGACGGTGGCTGGAACAGGGTCGGCGTCGCGGCGCTCGTGCTGTCGGGTTGCATTTCTATTGGCTGGGAATTGTGTACACAACTACTGCACGTCCTGCCTGAAAACAACTTTGGCTGGCTGATCGGCGCGGTGGCGGGCGCGGTTCTCTACGTTGGGATGATGCGCGCTGCCCACAGAACCTGACGCAACTGAAACCGGCCGCATTGGCGCGATAGCACGAATAC
The Paraburkholderia terrae genome window above contains:
- a CDS encoding GNAT family N-acetyltransferase, producing MNARVAFEELVPTPDGFALSAWPRDAAPVQLLPALAEIFCRDAKRQQVSLTLPFEHDDDATHAFVTRAIREGIVDTAAHEGSMLRLMTSRATFWQQPSLWLTAPSSAGMPMRYTMHHNRRHPVRAPKPKGTVYRRFMPTVGMTFTLRTVDVERDTDLFHHWQNQDRVAHFWDFKGTREQHAAYLAEQCADPHVHPLIGCFDDEPFAYFEVYWAKEDRVAPFYDAGDFDRGLHLLVGNSDYQSAGKLRAWFNGILHYMFLDDPRTQRIVGEPRIDHTRHIAWMHRLGAFTLKEFDFPHKRAALVIVERETYFGQFGP
- a CDS encoding NCS1 family nucleobase:cation symporter-1 — protein: MSSSPLFDAPHGLGDSGEQVDSRLHNHDLAPVPHARRTWTGYSIFAMWMSDVHSVGGYTFAASLFLLGISGWQVLIALTVGILVVYMLMNWVGKPSYMHGIPFPVMARVSMGVMGANLAAVIRGVVGIVWYGVQTYFASKAVATLLVLFFPASTALQGFSFLRLDGLGWVSFLFMWFFQLVIFQRGMETIRKFIDFCGPAVYVVMFVLMAWILSQAGLGSLNLTLGGKTLTGAEQFAGMGNAVLLVVSYFAALLLNFGDFSRFAKSEHQMKVGNFLGLPVNFIVFAIITVIVTSGSATVFGSMIMDPVAIVAHIQNKVAVVIGSVTFIVATMGINIVANFVSPAYDIANLFPKHVDFKRGGLIASILAVLVCPWIFVDSPKAITIFVSVFGAVLAPLYGVMMADFYLIKKQQVQTAELYTMSSTGRFYYDGGWNRVGVAALVLSGCISIGWELCTQLLHVLPENNFGWLIGAVAGAVLYVGMMRAAHRT